AGGAGGAAGTGCCTGTTATGATGATTTTGGAACTGTCGTTCCCTGTACCTACAATCCAGCAACTGGAGCTTCTACTGGTTCTGCTACAGGAGGAAGTGCCTGTTATGACGATTTTGGAACCGTCATCCCTTGTACATATAATCCAGCAACTGGCACGTCATTTGGCAGTTCCGCTTCTGGAGGATTTGCATCGAGTACAGGATCTGGATCGACATCAGGAAGTGGCACTTGTCCGTCAGGATTTATAATGAAGGCAGGGACATGCTTTCCGAGCTCAGGAACGTTGGGCGGGCTCTCAGACATCACTGTTTTTGAATTGATTACGAAAGTAATGAATTGGTTACTCGGTCTTATTGGTATTCTTGGTGTCATTGCCTTCGTCATTTCTGGTACGCAGTATCTCTTGTCTGCCGGGGATGAGAAACTCGCCGAGACTGCCAAACACAATATGACGTACGCGATCATTGGTCTCGTGGTCGCTCTCACTGGACTTATTATCATCAATACCATTGCAGGACTTACGAGTACTGGTACGAGCGGAGTGATTTATTAGTACACCCTTCTCTGATTCTAAAAAAGTAACCCATCATAACTATGTCACTTCTGAAGCAAAATACATTTTACTCGATGAGTTTTTTCTTTGTATTTCTTTTTTCTTTTTTCTCACTAGGATTTGTTCAAGAAGTGTCTGCTGATGATTTGGTTATTGGTACAGCAAATTGTACAAGACCAGAATCATCTGGTGGCTGGGGAGGTACTTGCCAAATAAAACTCACTCCGTTTACAAATGGATGTACAGCACCGACATCAAAATATGTTGGACTTTGTGATGCTGGCGCTTCTTATGGATGCTGTGTTTTAGGGACAAGTACTGCTTCAGGTCCTTTTGAAGATAGGTTAATAAGTGAAGCCAGTTGTAATGGACAAAGTGGTATATGTAAAATAAGAGTAACTCCTTCTTCAGATGGATGCGATAATGCAACTGAGAATTATGTTGGCTTATGTCAACATTGGTATAGTGCCAATGCTGATGGATGTTGTGTTCCAAAAGTAGTAACTCCTTCTCCTGCTGCTGGATGCGCAAGCCCGAATACGTGTGAAAGTGCTGTCAGAGGTGATTGTCCAGGCGGACGTTTATCGAATGGTTCTTGTACTGGTGCCAATGCAGGAAAGCTCTGCTGTGCTCCGTCTGCTCCTGCTGATTGTTCTGCTATTCCAATTCCTGCAGGTTGTCCTGGTATACCAGTTCCAGGAGCACCAACGACCATTTCATTTGGTAATCCTCTTGGTTTTGATACTGTCGAAGGAGTCCTCGGGAAACTTCTGGGAGAACTGCGAGGTATCATTGTTGTTCTGTCTCTCGTTTTCATCGTCATCGGTGCTGTCATCTATATCACCTCAGCAGGGGATGAGGGAAGAATGAAGACTGCCAAAGGGGCGATCACTGCAGCCATGATTGGTCTCGCAATAGGTATCGCTGCACCATCATTTCTGAAACAAATAGGTGACATCCTCGGTTGGGGACCAGTTAGTAATTCTCTCCCTGCAGGGACAAGAACGCTGACAGAAATAGCACTCAGTATTCTCCAATTTCTCCTCTCCGTCGTCGGTATACTCGGTATCATCATGCTCGTCATCGGTGGTCTCACCTACATCACAGCCTCAGGTGATGAAGGACGTGCAGAAACAGGCAAGAAAATCGTCACGTATGCTATCATCGGTATCGCTGTCGCTCTCACTGCGCTCATCATCGTGACACAGATCGCTGCACTCTTCGTATAAAAATATTCGAACAAAAAGAAAACGGCGATCAATGAATGTTATCACTGTCGCCGTTTTTTGATGGCTGCAAATTACATTTACTTGAATGTTATTGCAATCACTTGTCTGTCAAATGCGTTTCTCTGAAAATTTGCGTTTACAGCAAATGAAACGATGACACAACTGTCATCTCCTACAGAGAATGTTTCTCCGGGGAGTGTCTGGTTCACACGCAAGGCGCTGGTGATATCAGTCTTTTCTCTTTGGATAAAGACTTCAATTTCACGTCCTTTTGGGACCACAAACGTATGTTCACCAGGAGGTACACCACAGAGTTTATGAGGTTCGAGTGTTGCCACTTCAAGCTCAAAAGTTTTGGAATACCCACGGAAGCTACTTGCACCATTTCCACCACCAAAGGAATTAATGATGATGGCGATGATGATGATCGCAAGACCAATCCACAAGAGATTTTTTATCCACCCCTTTGTCTGTATTGTCCGTGAGACATCACGAACTTCTTTCTTTTCAGTTGCCATTTCCTATTCCTTTCAGTTGTTGTTACGATGACGCTGACCCTTGGGATCAGAACCATCAAATTAAGAGAAAAAATTGTTAAGGTGCCCGAGATGGGCGAGAGTTCTGACCAGATTGTCTAGACAGACTAATACCCACCGTTGTTACTCTCGAGGCACCGCCTCATTTTGTAACCATTTATTAAAGCACGAAACGCATAAAAATGCAAGTATAAAAAATGATTCATAAACACCAGTTGTATGAGAAAAAGAAAACGGCGATCAATGAGTATTATCATTGTCGCCGTTTTTTTGATTTCAAAAATGGAAATTATTCCATTTCTTTCTCGATCTCAACGATGATCACTCCACGGTTATGTACAAATGATGTATCGCAAAAAGGAATGTTCGGACCGATTGAGATGGTTGCTGTCCGACTGATATCGAACGACCTTTCTTGAAGAGGATCAAAGGCCTCCTGTCCTTCGATTTTTGCAACGACTGAACCAAGTCGACGATTACCACCGACTGGAGCGTCTTTGAGAAACGTTCGCATGAACGATGGATTATTTTGCCATTCGTCTAAGGGAATGCCTTGAACTGGTACCTGACGATACTGAGCAACCTGTTTTGAGACAGGATCCCAGAAAGCAACTTCCCAACGTACTTCTTTGAAAAGGAGTCGGTATGTTCCTGGTTCCAATCTCGTCTGACTAGTACACCAGCCCCGACCATTTTCCCAGGACTCTTTCCCCATAGGACAGGTGATAGTTTCGATGAGATTCCATCCGTAAGCGTTGGTCTTGGAATACCCACCCAACCCAAGAAAGCCGTGCCCTGTGTAAAAATGTACGAACAAAGCAGTAAGAATCGCTCCGCCGATTATTTTCATCCAAGGAAGAGGTTTCTTTGGTGCCACCGCTACTGTTCCTGTCGGAGTGGCTGTTGCAGTTGTTTTTTGCCAACGCGTCCGGATAGTACCGAACACCCCTTTATTCCAAAGGAACACAATCAGGTCTACAGTTAGACCACTAATTAGTCCCCACCAAACATTACCTAACAAAGAGCCTGCAATAATGCAGAGCCCAGCAATGATGCCATAAAACATATAAACCTCCTTAGGTATTGTTACCACCCCTTTTTCTCGGTGTGAGAGAGGGGGTAGATGTTGATGACGTTCCGCTAGTAGTTTTTGGATCAGTTGGTTGGGATTTTTTTTCTCCCTCACCAGACATACCTTTTGCAATACCAGCGAGAGTTGCTGCAAAATTCATATTCCCACCTTCGCTTGTGGCGATGATAGTAGCATTTCCTTTTGCAATCGCTTCGTTTGCTCCACGGGCGATGATGTAGGCAGCAGCATGAGCGGAACCAAGTCCGGAATCAGCTACCGCTTTCAATCGCTCTTGTTCTCCTTGTCCGGCCAACTGAGCTGCTTCACGTTCGCCTTGAGCGATTGTGATGGTGGCTTGCTTCTTGCCTTCAGCAATTGTGATAGTGGCATTTTTTTCACCTTCAGCTTCCAGAGCTAATGTTTCAGCTTTCACTTTGGCAGCGAGTCTGCCTTGGCGAATTTCAGCTGTTTTTTCATCAAGGACAAAATCAATGATGTCGATAAGAATCACTTTGACACCCCAGTTGTCAAGAATTTCTTTCTGAACTTTTTCAGTGACACCTTTCTCGACTGCTGACTTGTTGCTATCTTCGTTTGCTTCATCAAAAGTATAGCTCCCGAAGAAGCTACGAAGCGTAGCCTCAATACGATTGAGTGTCGCCCGTTCGTATCCATGGAAATGAAGATGAATTTCTTTCCCAGTGTCATCATGAGATACGATATCTAGATTTGACTCCTGTACGTCATAGGTGGCCTTGATTGGATCTTGAACTTCATAGATTACTTGTACCAAGACACCAGCTTTGGCATCTTTGAAATCGATTGGATCATGACGACCGACACCTTCTTTCATTCCCATATGAATGGTGACTGGCTTTTGTGACATATCAATTTTGTTTTTCACAAACATAAATGGCGGAATAGGAAACCAAAGGACTTGTAATCCAGGCTCCCAAACAGAACAACTCATCTTTTTTAAGAGATTTATTTCTACGACCCAGTGGAATGGTTTGTTGACATAACGAATGACCAAAAAACCATAGACGATAGCAATGCCGACGAAAATGCCGAGGATATTTACAGAATCCATTTTCTATTCTCCTTCAAAAAAATTGTTAAGGTGCCCGAGATGGGCGAGAGCCTCGACCAGACTATCTGGACGGGACCAATACCCACCGTTGTTACTCCCGAGGCACCGCCTCATTTTGTAACTATCTATTATAGCACAAAATGCATAAAAATGCAAGCCCAGCTACCAAGATGAGCTTTGTCGAATATTATACATAAAACTTTCATTGAGGTGAATTCTCCTGTAGTTTTTGAAAAGAGTTTGTTCAAAGGATAGAAGAAGATTGAAGCTCATTTGGTGCATGGGTAAATGTCAAAATATGCTTTAGGAATGGGCTATTTCTAGCCTATTTTCTGGATTTCCGATCAAGTCGGGAATGACATAAGACACTGTGAATTACGAGGCTTTTGTTTTCTGTCATCCTCGTCCTCCAATCGGCGGATAAACATCCAGCGGGGATCCAGAACAGGGCTTATTTTTAATAATCTGGATTCCCGATCGAGTCGGGAATGATAATAAAAAAACTCTTCCCGAATGAGAAGAGTTTTTTATAGGAGAGAAGATTAGCGAACCTTCTCGACAAATTTTGTGAAGACTTCAGGATTCCCTGCCCGAATCGCTACGCGAATGCGTTGCGGGCGGGTTGACAGCTAGTCTATCTAACAGACTCTACAAACTTCGTAAAAATCTCAGGATTTTCCACAGCTAATTGTGACAATACTTTGCGATCAAGAGCAATACTTTTTTTGTTCTCGAGAGCAATGAATTCATTGTACTTCATGCCGTTCAATCCGAGAGCAGTGTTCAATCGAACAATCCAGAGACTGCGGAAACTGCGCTTCTTGGCACGACGATCGCGATGGGCATATTTCCCAGCTTTGATCACAGCTTCCTTGGCTTTGGTGAAGAGATTTTTTCGTCCCCAACGAAAACCTTTGGCTGCTTGCAAAATATTCTTATGGCGTTTTTTGGTCATTACACCTCTTTTGATTCTTGTCATAATTGTGAAGTCTCAGGAGTTTAGAAATGAATTAGAGTGAGTAAGGGAGAGAAGCTTTGATATTCTTGGCGACAGCTGGATATACACTATTGTCCTGACGTTTGGCACGGCTGGCTTTGCCGGTATCACGTGAGTTGTAGTGGTTCTGACCAGTAGCGCGTGTTTTCAATTTTCCGCTTCCAGTGATTTTTACTTTCTTGCTCACTGACTTTCTCGTTTTCAATTTTGGCATACGATTATTAAAAAAATCATTTATTCGGCGACGATGAGAGCATTGAATCCCATAGGTCCGCGTTTTACTTCTTCTTCGAAACGATGAGGAATAGTGATGCTACGGAGGAATTCATGGAGATTTTCACGAGCTTTTTCTTGCATCGCTTTCTCTCGACCACGGAGGACCATCTCTACGCGTACTTTGTTTCCTTTGGCGAGAAATTTCTCTGCCTGAGTCTTTTTGAAAAGAAGATCGTGACTGTCAGTGCGGAAACCAATACGGATTCCTTTGGTTTCGACTTTCTTTTGCTTGGCTTTCTGTTGTTGTTCTTGCTTGGCCTGGTGATACTGGAGCTTACCGAAATCAGTAATTTTGCATACGGGTGGCACTGCAAGAGGGGAGACTTCCACGAGGTCTGCTTCTTGCTCCTTGGCGAGTGCGATCGCATCTAGGGTAGCCATCGTACCATGATTGATACCATTTGCATCAATCACGACAACTTCTGGCGCAAGAATTTGTTCGTTCAGACGTGAACGTATTTTGACTTGCGCTTTCGGTTTCGGTCTATTGTGGCGTCTTCTTCTCACTTTTTCTGTGTACAATAAAATTATGTGGAGTTGATGGGAATTGCACCCATGTCCAGAAATGCTTTTGCAAAATATTCTACAAGCTTAGAGTGCTTTGTATAAATGAGTGAGGTAGAAAGCAGACAAAATCCTCAATCATTCTTTTCTTTTGCAATACGATCAGAAAGTACAAAGAAAAAGAAATACTTTCGTCACGTCTCGATTATATGACACCAGAAGTTCCTTACCGAGAATCAGGACTCTGATGGCTCCGCACTAAAGTAAATTAGGCGAGAGCAAGACTGAAAGAAGGTGCAAATGCTTGCGCAAGTGCGTTCTTGGTCTTTGTGATGAAGTTTGCATTTATCATCGTGATGACGAGTTTTACGACCATATCATCGAGGTCGGCTTGCCTATTTTGAAAGTACACCCTGTCGAGTCTAAACAACCCCATATTGGAAAATTTCTAATTTCCAATTTCTAATTTCCAATGAATTTCTAATGACAGAATTCCTGAATTGAGGGATTGTGACATTGTTTGAAAATTGAAAATTACGAATTGAAAATTACGAATTCATGAACGCATCGCTCGTTCGATACGGCGTTTAGCGTCTCTTTTGCCGATATCTCCGCGCTTATCGTAGTTCTTTTTGCCTTTTCCGACAGAAAATTCCAACTTGACAAGTTGTTTCCTAGTATACAACCTGATAGGCACCAATGTCAAGCCTTCTGTGCGATATTTTCCGATGAGAAAGCGTATTTCTCTCTTGCGGAGGAGGAGTTTGCGGGGGCGACTCGGCTCGTGCTGGGTATCGGGGTGAGCATGGAGGTAGCGGGGGATGAGAGCATTGGTCAGATAGAGCTCCGTCCCTTTGACGGTTACAAAGCTTCCTTTGAGGCTCGCATGGCCTGTTTTTACCGATTTTACCTCGGATCCAGTCAATACCAAACCAGCCTCATAACGTCCGTCCAAGGTATAATCGAAACTTGCTCTTCTATTGGTAGTTATAACCGTCATAAGATTTCTTTTCCTCTATTTTTTCACATTTGGCTCAAATAAGCAAATCTTATTCTTGACAAGCATACGAAATATGGTACCGTAATATGAAGTTTGTGAATGGTTCATAAGCTTTCTCTGAGGAGCACAAGATGAATATTTTGAGAATCCCAACAGGTAAGGGTACCAGAATCCTGTTTGACAGAAAGGACATCGATGTCAGAACAAGAAATATGGTTCCGACAAAATGGACACCGGGCAATTCGCTCATCCAATCTATGGTCGATGTTTCTAGGCAAGTTATCGAACAGCCATGGGGCGAAGTCATGAAGCGAACGTGGGTGGTCAAAGGCAGAAAGTTTGATGACAAGCCCACAAAAGCATTCATCAGAAGCAATGACGATGATGAACCCGAGGAACTATCGTCTCATTGATCGTTCTTCTCGAAATCATAGAAGCTGCCAGTATCTCCAAAGAAGATGTTGGCAGTTTTTCATTTCTTTTGACATACCTCTATTCGCTTCACTTTTTTTTGTTTGTACGCTACGATGAATGATATGAAGAAAATACTCGAAGCAAAAATTGGTACAGCGTTGTCAGAACTCCAACACACAGGGTTTTTAGCTGATTTTGTCTTGCCAGAAATCCGTGTAGAACGTCCCAAAGACGACCAATTTGGTGAGTATACAACGAACATTGCACTGGTGTTGTCTAAATTGGCCAAGAAAAGCCCGATGGAAATTGCTCCGATGCTTCAAGAAAGACTTTCTTCAGAGGAATTTGAAAAAGTAGAAGTTGTCCATCCAGGGCATATCAATTTTTATTTTTCTCCAGCATACTTCCGAGATATCGTGACACAGATCAATGAAAAAAAATCTGGCATAAGTTACAGTGTGAAGGAAAAAAAAGAAAAGGTAATGGTGGAATATTCTCAACCAAATACGCATAAGGAATTCCATATTGGACACCTGAGAAATGTTTTTATAGGTAGTACGATAGTGAATGTTCTTCGAAAATCCGGACACGAAGTTATTGCTGCAAATTATATTGGTGATACTGGAACACATATTGCCAAATGTCTGTGGGGACTGACGAAATTTTATGCAGATGAAAATTTGGATGTTCTTTCAAATAAAGCTGAATTTTTAGGGAAGGTGTATTCGGAAGCGACACAGAAAATCGAGGATAATCCTGAATACGAGGATGAATTCAAGGCTCTGCAGAAAAAATTTGAGGAGGGAGATGAGACATTGGTTGCTTTGTGGAAGAAAACAAAAGAATGGTCAATGGATGAATTTGAAAGTATCTATCAACAGTTGGGGGTTGTTTTCGACGTGTATTTTTTTGAAAGTATCGAGGAAGAGGCTGGTAAAAAAATTCTCCCAGAGCTTCTTGCAAAGGGAATCCTCGAGCAGAGCGACGGTGCTGTGATCGCGAATCTGGAACAGTTTCATCTTGGTGTACTTGTACTCGTAAGGAAAGATGGGAGTGCTCTCTATGCGCTCAAGGATATTCCGTTGGCAAAGGAAAAATTCGAAAAATATGGTATCGACAAAAGTGTCATCGTTGTTGATGTTCGTCAGAGTCTCTATTTTCAGCAGTTGTTCAAAATTCTTGAGTTGTACGGATTCCATAAAAAAATGGTTCATTGTGGGTACGAATTTGTCGCACTGAAAGGTGGGGAGAGTATGTCTTCTCGTAAGGGGAATGTGGTCCCCGCAAGAGTACTTATCGAACGAGTGACAGAAAGTGTCAGAAAGCAATTCTCAGAATCACCAGACCCAGAAATGGTGGCTCTCGGAGCTATTCGTTTTGGTATGTTGCGACATTCATCAGTGAGTAAAATTGAATTTGATGTAGAAGAATCAGTGAGATTTGATGGAGCTACCGGTCCGTATGTCCAATATGCTCATGCTCGTATTGTCAGTATTTTGAAAAAGGCTGAGGAAAAAGGTTTTGTTGTCTCAGAAGAAGAAACTCTTTCTTCCCTTCCATTGCAACCAAAAGAGATCGAACTCATTCGAGAATTGTCACGATTTTCTGAAGTGGTAGAAGAGGTTGCGGAAACATACGAAGTACATAAGATTGCTCACTATGCGATCAGGCTTGCAGATACGTTCCATTCTTTTTATAATGACTGTAAGGTAATAGATGAAGAAAATCGTGCACAGAGCCTCGCTCGTCTCGAGCTGGTTCGTGCGACGAAAATCGTACTCAAAGAAACGCTCGATCTGATGGGTATCGATGCTCCAGAGAAGATGTGAGAGCCCGAGCTATCATCCTGAGCGAAGTCGAAGGGAGATCGTGTGAGAAAAATTCTTGTAAGAGATATCTAAAGAACAAAAATATATTTTTAACCAGTAAAAACAAAAACATGGCACGACTGAAAAAAGAATACAAAGAGAAATATAAAAAGAAATTGGGTTGGGATGAAAAATTGATTCGTTTTGCCTTCAAAGCTGTTGGATCAGCCGTACTTCTTTTTACTATTGCTATTGGTCTTGATGTCTATCAATTCCTTTATTAAAAAAATATGATTACTTTCTATCTCGTACGGCACGGGGAGGCAGAGAACAATGTGAATCACGTCGGCAACTCTTTCCCAGAAAAGACCAAGATGCATCTGACTGAAACAGGGATAGAACAAGTCCATGCGACTGCCGAATTTCTGGCAGGAAAAAATATCGATATCATCCTTGCTTCTCCGATCCAGAGAACACGTGAGACAGCGGAGATTATTTCAGAGAAAACAGGAAGAGAAGTGCTCATCGACGATCGTCTTCACGAAACAGGAATGGGTATTTATAACGGGGAGCCGATAGAAAAGTTTTTTTCCAAGTATCCTGATATGCGAGCACGTATCATGACGGATGGTGAAGATGGTGTTGAGAGCTTCATCGATATGCGAGGACGTCTGACACAGCTCGTAAGTGATGTGAAAAAAGTTTATGAGGGGAAAAAGGTGGTACTTGTCTCTCATGGTGATGTCCTCGATCAACTCTATGGTATGCTCAAAGAAGAGAGCATTGGGCAGACACTCGATGATACTTATTACCCAGAAAAAGGCTCGTATAAGGAAGTTGTAATAGCTGGGAATTGACAAAATAGTGAAAATGTGCTATACATAACAGTTATTTTTATCAGACTGTTATGCACAACACTCTCAGCACAGGACAAGGAGAATTTGTTTTCTTTCTCGTCTGCAATCTCATCATTATTTCCGCTGTTTTTGTCTTTGGGTACAACGTCTGGAAACTTGTCACAATGACTTTCTAAATATGTTTCAAAAGAAGCCTCAAGATGTAGGCTTTTTTTGTTGCTTTGATAGAGAGAACGTGTTACACTGGCAGTACAATTTTGAGAGGCAATGAAGGAGTTATCAC
This DNA window, taken from Candidatus Moraniibacteriota bacterium, encodes the following:
- a CDS encoding pilin; this translates as MRKIFFLSFFSFIGISFFLQTSIVVAGDGANCILNGGICAPGGCANLADYLYDPNDPNNDCPIESSSLFPDPAPNPCCKNSNGGGSASTSGNSPLCSSYTNGVCGDVCAGGNVTSVTGTSDCTAQGITYCCVPTISNNVVNGTYNPATGASASTGSGSACYDDFGNEVACTYNPATGASTGSATGGSACYDDFGTVVPCTYNPATGASTGSATGGSACYDDFGTVIPCTYNPATGTSFGSSASGGFASSTGSGSTSGSGTCPSGFIMKAGTCFPSSGTLGGLSDITVFELITKVMNWLLGLIGILGVIAFVISGTQYLLSAGDEKLAETAKHNMTYAIIGLVVALTGLIIINTIAGLTSTGTSGVIY
- a CDS encoding pilin codes for the protein MSLLKQNTFYSMSFFFVFLFSFFSLGFVQEVSADDLVIGTANCTRPESSGGWGGTCQIKLTPFTNGCTAPTSKYVGLCDAGASYGCCVLGTSTASGPFEDRLISEASCNGQSGICKIRVTPSSDGCDNATENYVGLCQHWYSANADGCCVPKVVTPSPAAGCASPNTCESAVRGDCPGGRLSNGSCTGANAGKLCCAPSAPADCSAIPIPAGCPGIPVPGAPTTISFGNPLGFDTVEGVLGKLLGELRGIIVVLSLVFIVIGAVIYITSAGDEGRMKTAKGAITAAMIGLAIGIAAPSFLKQIGDILGWGPVSNSLPAGTRTLTEIALSILQFLLSVVGILGIIMLVIGGLTYITASGDEGRAETGKKIVTYAIIGIAVALTALIIVTQIAALFV
- a CDS encoding SPFH/Band 7/PHB domain protein, whose amino-acid sequence is MDSVNILGIFVGIAIVYGFLVIRYVNKPFHWVVEINLLKKMSCSVWEPGLQVLWFPIPPFMFVKNKIDMSQKPVTIHMGMKEGVGRHDPIDFKDAKAGVLVQVIYEVQDPIKATYDVQESNLDIVSHDDTGKEIHLHFHGYERATLNRIEATLRSFFGSYTFDEANEDSNKSAVEKGVTEKVQKEILDNWGVKVILIDIIDFVLDEKTAEIRQGRLAAKVKAETLALEAEGEKNATITIAEGKKQATITIAQGEREAAQLAGQGEQERLKAVADSGLGSAHAAAYIIARGANEAIAKGNATIIATSEGGNMNFAATLAGIAKGMSGEGEKKSQPTDPKTTSGTSSTSTPSLTPRKRGGNNT
- the rplT gene encoding 50S ribosomal protein L20, whose product is MTRIKRGVMTKKRHKNILQAAKGFRWGRKNLFTKAKEAVIKAGKYAHRDRRAKKRSFRSLWIVRLNTALGLNGMKYNEFIALENKKSIALDRKVLSQLAVENPEIFTKFVESVR
- a CDS encoding 50S ribosomal protein L35, with protein sequence MPKLKTRKSVSKKVKITGSGKLKTRATGQNHYNSRDTGKASRAKRQDNSVYPAVAKNIKASLPYSL
- the infC gene encoding translation initiation factor IF-3 yields the protein MRRRRHNRPKPKAQVKIRSRLNEQILAPEVVVIDANGINHGTMATLDAIALAKEQEADLVEVSPLAVPPVCKITDFGKLQYHQAKQEQQQKAKQKKVETKGIRIGFRTDSHDLLFKKTQAEKFLAKGNKVRVEMVLRGREKAMQEKARENLHEFLRSITIPHRFEEEVKRGPMGFNALIVAE
- the smpB gene encoding SsrA-binding protein SmpB, encoding MTVITTNRRASFDYTLDGRYEAGLVLTGSEVKSVKTGHASLKGSFVTVKGTELYLTNALIPRYLHAHPDTQHEPSRPRKLLLRKREIRFLIGKYRTEGLTLVPIRLYTRKQLVKLEFSVGKGKKNYDKRGDIGKRDAKRRIERAMRS
- the argS gene encoding arginine--tRNA ligase, which produces MKKILEAKIGTALSELQHTGFLADFVLPEIRVERPKDDQFGEYTTNIALVLSKLAKKSPMEIAPMLQERLSSEEFEKVEVVHPGHINFYFSPAYFRDIVTQINEKKSGISYSVKEKKEKVMVEYSQPNTHKEFHIGHLRNVFIGSTIVNVLRKSGHEVIAANYIGDTGTHIAKCLWGLTKFYADENLDVLSNKAEFLGKVYSEATQKIEDNPEYEDEFKALQKKFEEGDETLVALWKKTKEWSMDEFESIYQQLGVVFDVYFFESIEEEAGKKILPELLAKGILEQSDGAVIANLEQFHLGVLVLVRKDGSALYALKDIPLAKEKFEKYGIDKSVIVVDVRQSLYFQQLFKILELYGFHKKMVHCGYEFVALKGGESMSSRKGNVVPARVLIERVTESVRKQFSESPDPEMVALGAIRFGMLRHSSVSKIEFDVEESVRFDGATGPYVQYAHARIVSILKKAEEKGFVVSEEETLSSLPLQPKEIELIRELSRFSEVVEEVAETYEVHKIAHYAIRLADTFHSFYNDCKVIDEENRAQSLARLELVRATKIVLKETLDLMGIDAPEKM
- a CDS encoding histidine phosphatase family protein; amino-acid sequence: MITFYLVRHGEAENNVNHVGNSFPEKTKMHLTETGIEQVHATAEFLAGKNIDIILASPIQRTRETAEIISEKTGREVLIDDRLHETGMGIYNGEPIEKFFSKYPDMRARIMTDGEDGVESFIDMRGRLTQLVSDVKKVYEGKKVVLVSHGDVLDQLYGMLKEESIGQTLDDTYYPEKGSYKEVVIAGN